GATTTTCCAAGGCCAGGTAGAGGTCGTAGCGCCCACTGAGCGCATTGAAAGAACGCGCACGGCGTTGCCGGAAATCCATCCGGATGCGCAGGGCCGCACAGGCCTGCAGCACCTGCTGGCGCATGTCGCGCACTTGCAACCGATTCGGGTAGCCGTCGTCCATCCGTGCGATGTCCCCAGCCTGTCCGCTGCGCTTGAAGCGCGCCACGCGGGGTTGATCGAGCCGGTGCTGGTCGGGCCACGAGGGCGGCTCGAAGCAGTCGCCACCGAGGCCGGGCTGGATCTGGCCGACGTCGCCATTGTGGACGTCCCGCACAGCCACGCCGCTGCGCAGCAAGCCGTCGCCTTGGCAGCCGCAGGTGAAGTCGAAGCCCTGATGAAAGGGAGCCTGCACACCGACGAGCTGATGTCCGCGCTGGTTTCGGCAGCAGCGGGGTTGCGCACCAAGCGCCGGGTCAGCCATTGCTTCCTGTTGCAGACACCGGCCTATCCGCGCCCGTTCATCGTCACCGATGCAGCGATCAATATCGCCCCGAATCTGGAACAGAAGGCAGACATCATCCGCAACGCCATCGAGCTGGCACAGGTGATCGGCGTGCGCGAACCCAAGGTCGCAATCCTGGCCGCAGTCGAGACGGTCAGCCCGACGATGACGGCCACGCTCGACGCGGCGGCGCTGTGCAAGATGGCCGATCGCGGCCAGATCACTGGCGGCCTGCTCGACGGGCCGTTGGCCTTCGACAACGCGATCTCCATCGCCGCTGCGCGCACCAAGGGGATCGTCTCCGAGGTCGCCGGGCAGGCCGACATCCTTGTCGTGCCTGACCTGGAGAGCGGCAACATGCTTGCCAAGCAGTTGATATTCCTGGGCGGCGCAGCCAGCGCCGGAATCGTCCTCGGAGCGAAAGTGCCGGTCATTCTGACCAGCCGCGCCGACTCGCGCGATACACGCATCGCCTCATGCGCGATTGCACTGATGCTGGCGCACCACTATCGGCTGTCACCCCCGTGAATCGACTTATCAGCAACGTATCCACCCCATTGGAGGAAACACTATGAAGTACTCATTTTCTGGCCGCGTAGCCCTGGTCACCGGTGCAGGATCCGGCATTGGCGAGGCCATCGCGCGACTTCTTGCGAGTAACGGCGTGAGTGTCGTCGTCTCGGATGTCAGCGCCGACAATGCGCAGCGCGTCGCCAAGCTCATCAGCGCCGATGGCGGCCAAGCCGTGGCCAATGTGGCCGACGTGGCACGCATCGATGAGGTCCAGGCTGCCGTGGCCTGCGCGGTCGATACGTTCGGCGACCTTCATTTTGCCGTCAACAACGCCGGTATCGGTGGCGACCAGAGCCCGGCGGGAGAACTGGACCCTGCCGCCTGGCGCCGGGTGATCGATGTCAACCTGAACGGCGTGTTCTATGGCCTGCGCCATCAGATTCCCGCCATCCTGCGCTCGGGAGGCGGCGCCATCGTCAACGTCTCCTCCATCCTGGGGGTGGTGGGCGACGCAGCGAACCCTGCGTACGTCGCAGCCAAACATGGCGTGACCGGGCTGACCCGCTCGGCAGGACTGGCCTATGCGTCCAAGGGAATCCGGATCAATTCGATTCATCCCGGTTACGTGCGTACGCCCATCCTGGATTTCCTGGATGAATCGGCCCTCCAGAAGGCCGTTGACCTGCATCCGATCGGTCGTCTGGGTACATCGGACGAAATCGCCCATGCCGTGGCGTTTTTGCTGTCGGAAGGAAGCAGCTTCCTTGTGGGCACCCAGCTCATCGCCGATGGCGGCTACACGGCGCGCTGAGTCTGAAGACGATGAGACAGCAGACACCCCCGCACACCTCGGCGAAGTCGCGCGGACGGCGCGCAGAGAGGACGACCTGATGGACGTCACCATGGCCCGCTCCGGGCGCCGCGAACACGGACTGATCCTTGTGCTGAACTGCGGTTCATCCAGCATCAAGTTTGCGGTGTTCGATTCCTCGGCCGCGCCACTGCCGCGTCAGGCATTGTGGAATGGCAAGGTGCAGGGAATCGGCGGCGCCAACCCGGATTTCGGAGAGACCGGAGTTGCGCCGTTCTCGATCGAACTGGACACGGCACATCCGTATCGCGCCGCACTGCGCATCATCCGCGATCGCGTCAGTCAGCGGCTCGACGGCCGCCGGATAGGTGCGGTCGCTCATCGGATCGTCCACGGTGGCAGCAGGTATTTCGAGCCAGTGCGGGTGGACGCCCAGGTGCTCACCGATCTGCAGGGATACATCCCGCTGGCGCCACTGCACCAGCCGTTCGCGCTGGAAGCCATCGATATTCTGCTGCGCGAACAGCCGGAGCTGCCTCAGGTGGCCTGCTTCGACACCGGCTTCCATCACACCATCCCCAAGCTCGAGCAGCTCCTGCCGTTGCCCTACGCCGCATGGGAGCGCGGTCTGCGCCGGTACGGATTTCACGGCCTGTCGTATGAGTACATGGCTGAGGCTTTGCCCGAACGCCATGGCGACGCGGCGCGCAGGCGCACCATCGTTGCCCACCTGGGCAGTGGCGCCAGCCTGTGTGCTATGCAAGGACTCAAAAGCGTGGCCACCACCATGGGTTTCTCCGCGCTTGACGGGCTGATGATGGGCACCCGCACCGGTGCGCTCGATCCAGGCGCCGTGCTCTACCTGATGGAGATCGAGAAGCTTTCACTGGAACAAGTGGGGCGTGTCCTCTATCACGAGTCCGGTCTGCTCGGCGTTTCGGGAATCTCGGCCGAGCCGCGCGTCATTGTCCGGCACGAGAACGATGCAGGCGAAACGGGGGAGCGAGCGCGCTTGGCACTGGCCCTTTACGTGCGACGCATCGTGCGCGAGATCGGGGCCCTGGTCGCCGTGCTGGGCGGTCTGGACATGTTGGTGTTCACGGCGGGTGTCGGTGAACACAATGCGTTCATTCGCGAGCGCATCTGTGCGGCGCTGGGCTTTCTGGGCATTGCCCTGGATACCGACGCCAACGCCCGCCACGCGGCGAAGATTTCCAGCGACCACAGCCAGGTCATCGTGGCGGTCGAGCCCACCAACGAAGAGTGGATAGCCGCCAGCCACGCACTGTCCTGCCTGGACAGGGAGAAGGTGCGATGAAGATCGATGCCTTCCATGGATTCACGCTCGCCATCGTGCTGTTGTTCGTGGGCAAGGGCCTGGTTGCGCGTTGGGGCATCTTGCGTCGATACAGCATCCCGGAATCCCTGGTGGGCGGCCTGGCCTGCGCCCTGGTTGTCTTCGCCCTGTACTACGGTGCGGGGATCGTCGTCAGTTTCGATCTCGAAGCGCGTGACGCGCTGCTGCTGTACTTCTTTGCGGCCATTGGCCTGAGTACCGACGCCCGCACGCTGCGCCATGGTGGGCGGCCCTTGCTGATCCTGTCGGGGTTGGCCATCGGGTTCATGGTGCTGCAGAACCTGGCCGGGATGGAGATGGCACGCGCCTTCGGCCTGGATCCGCGCGCCGGGCTGATGGTGGGATCGATTTCCCTGACCGGAGGCGTGGGCACCACCTTGGCCTGGTCCGATCACTTCGTTCAAAACCTCGGCATTGCGCAAGCGCAGGAACTGGGATTGGCAGCGAACATGATCGGCCTGATCGCGGCCTGCACCATCGGTGGCCCGATCGCAAGCCTACTCATGCGCAGATATCAACTTCGAGCCTCCGGGGACAGCACACTGGAGATTGGCACGCTGCACAGCGATGAACAGCATGCCCGTCTGGACTACTACGGTGTGCTATTGGCATTGCTCTGGCTCAACTTAGCCTTGATGTTGGGCTCCGGAGTCAATGCCTTGGTCGCGCTTACCCCTGTCACGCTACCCGCCTTTGTGGGCTGCCTGCTGGCCGGCATTCTCCTGCGCATGATTGGCGACTGGATGAGGCCGAGTGGGCGCGGGCGTCTATGGAACTGGCCGAGCATGCAGCCGGGCATCGCTTTGATCTCCGACATGTCATTGGGCCTGTTTCTGACCATGGCGCTGATGGGCCTCAGACTCTGGGAGCTGCAGCCTGTGCTTGCCTTCATCACCGTGGCAATGCTGGTGCAGATCATCCTGGTCATCGCATTCGTGCTTCTGATCGTTTTTCGGGCAATGGGCAGGGATTACCAAGCCGCAGTGATGTGCGCCGGTTTCGGCGGAATCGCGCTGGGCTCTACCGCCACCGCCATCGCCAACATGACGGCGATCACTCGGGAGCATGGCGCTGCGCGCGAGGCGTTCATTGTGGTGCCCCTGGTGTGCGGGTTCGTCATCGACATTGCGAACGCGCTGGTGATCAGCCTGATGGCCGGTTAAGACGAAAGAATTAACGGAATGCGCCGGCAGGCGGAGACATCTCTAGCACGCTGGCACGGTGTCATCGCAAAAGCGCTGATGACATGAGTGCCGGTGTGCATGAACACAAGCGAGCACAACTACCCCCGTGTTCAAACGAGGGCGCTCCATCTATTTGAATAGCAATTGAGGTAATGCGTTTTGACAAAAAATAAGAAAGGTAATACTTCATCGACAATCGTTCCGGCACTGGATATGCAAGCGCATATGGCTTGGGCCCAGGCTTGGTCCTCAATTTCACCTGAATCGTCGCTGTTGGCTTGGACTGATTGGGCAAGCCATTTAGCGAACAGCCCCGGAAAGCAATCGGAGCTTTTGGCTTTTGCAGGCTCCTTGTCTGAGCAATGGATGTCTCTGCTGAAAAAGAGCTTGGTCAGTCCGGACCAGGAAGTTGCATCTCCTGAACCATCACCTACCAATGACCGTCGTTTCAACGATCCGGCATGGGATCAATGGCCCTACAACCTTTTCCGCAGTTCCTTTCTTATTCAATCCAAATGGTGGGAGCAAGCCACGCAAGGTGTATGGGGTGTTGATCCACAACACGAACGCCTATTGGCGTTTGGCGCAAAGCAATGGCTGGAAATGGTATCGCCGACCAATTCTGCGCTTTTTAACCCCGTTGTCCTGAAAAAAACGATAGAAGAACAAGGCGCCAACCTGGCGCGTGGCATGTCCAACTTTCTCGATGACCTGCGCCGACAACTATCCGGTGAGCCTCCTGCGGGAACCGAGAACTTCGTCGTTGGGCGCGACGTGGCGGTGACGGAAGGAAAAGTCGTACTGAGGAATCAATTAATCGAGTTGATTCAATACACGCCCACTACCGAGAAAGTCCATCCTGAGCCGATACTGATCATTCCTGCCTGGATCATGAAGTACTACGTACTCGATCTATCTCCCCATAACTCGCTGATACGGTATCTGGTTGCGCAAGGCCATACGGTTTTTTGCATCTCCTGGAAAAATCCGGATGCTGGTGATCGAGACTTGGGCATGGATGAGTATCTTGAGTTCGGCTTGCGTGCGGCGCTGGACGCCGTGACATCCATCGTCCCCGAGCAGGGAATCCACGCGGCTGGTTATTGCCTGGGCGGAACGCTACTGGCCATTGGTGCTTCAGCCATGGCGCGTGATGGCGATACGCGGCTGGTGTCGGTAAGCCTGCTTGCCGCACAGACGGACTTCAGCGAACCGGGCGAGCTGAGTCTTTTCATCAACGAGAGTCAAGTGGCGCTGTTGGAAGCCAGCATGGCTCAAACCGGTTATTTGACCTCCGACCAGATGAGCGGAGCTTTTCAGCTACTGCGCTCCTACGATCTCATATGGTCTCGCATGATTGACGAATACCTATTGGGCGATCGCCGGCCAATGACCGACCTGATGGCTTGGAATGCCGATGGGACTCGCCTGCCCGCGAAGATGCATTCGCAGTATCTCCGACGCCTTTACCTGAATAACGATCTCAGCGCGGGGCGTTATCCCGTCACGGGTCGCCCCGTTTCAGTGGGAGACATCGCTGTGCCGGTGTTTTGCGTCGGCACTGCCTCGGATCATATTGCGCCTTGGCGCTCGGTTTACAAGCTGCATCTCCTGTCTTCGGCCGAGCTGACTTTCGTGCTGACCACTGGAGGACACAACGGCGGCATCGTCAGCGAGCCCGGCCGAGGTAAGCGCCAATATCAAATCCATACCCGCGCGGCCGGTGATGGATACATGGCGCCGGACGAGTGGCAAGCCACTGCACAGACGCATCTAGATTCGTGGTGGCCGGCATGGTCAGCATGGCTTCGAGAGCGCTCTGGTGAAGGTGTTGCGCCTCCGCTCATGGGGGCCGAATCCCGTGGATATCCCACTATTTGCGACGCCCCGGGGAAATATGTACGCAGCTGAATACGCGCATACCGCGTCCGCTATTGCGACACGCTATGCGCAATATCTATTCGACACCCCACCTACTTTGATAACTGGAGACATTCATGTACTCAAGACTGCTGGTTCCGCTCGACGGAAGTTCTACCGCCAATTTGGCCCTCCACCACGCCGCGGTGCTGGCACGCCTAAGCGGTGCAACCATCATCTTGCTGCACATTATCGAGGAAATGAAGCACAGCAACGGCTTCGAGAGGCCGAGAATTTACCTTGAAGAAGTAAGGCCAGGCTTCCTGGCGGCCGGGCAGAAGCTGCTCGACGAGGCGGCGCTCTGGCTGAGACAGGAAGGCTTGACGGTAGAGACCGTCCTTCTGGAGAGCAAGGGCGAGCGCGTCTCGGTACTTATCGCGCAGCAGGCACTGGCTACCGGATGCGAGCTGGTGGTGCTGGGCACCCACGGACGTCGGGGCGTGGACAGGCTGCTGCTGGGAAGCGATGCCGAGCAGCTCGCTCGGATCGCACCGGTTCCCGTGATGCTGGTACGCCAGCCCCATTCTGTCATTGCTACTGCAACCCCTGGGCACGGTGGCATGCCAGCGTGACGAAAGTTCAGCCCACTGACCTCGCTGAATGGAGGCTCAGAGTCGCAGCTACCTTGCTGCTGCTGTCGCTGAGTGCCTGCGCGCAGGCACAGTCCTGCCACCGTGACAATCCGCTGCGCTCGACCGGAACGCTCAATCTGCGGATCGACAACGACATGTTCGGCGGCATGGGACAGGATCAAGGGTACTCCAACGGGTTTCTCGCCAGTTGGGTTTCCCCCAACCTCGTGGACTATAGCGATGACCCTTGTCTACCGCGTCTCGTCCGTGGGCTGAATCGCTTTCTCAC
Above is a window of Parvibaculum lavamentivorans DS-1 DNA encoding:
- a CDS encoding PHA/PHB synthase family protein — encoded protein: MTKNKKGNTSSTIVPALDMQAHMAWAQAWSSISPESSLLAWTDWASHLANSPGKQSELLAFAGSLSEQWMSLLKKSLVSPDQEVASPEPSPTNDRRFNDPAWDQWPYNLFRSSFLIQSKWWEQATQGVWGVDPQHERLLAFGAKQWLEMVSPTNSALFNPVVLKKTIEEQGANLARGMSNFLDDLRRQLSGEPPAGTENFVVGRDVAVTEGKVVLRNQLIELIQYTPTTEKVHPEPILIIPAWIMKYYVLDLSPHNSLIRYLVAQGHTVFCISWKNPDAGDRDLGMDEYLEFGLRAALDAVTSIVPEQGIHAAGYCLGGTLLAIGASAMARDGDTRLVSVSLLAAQTDFSEPGELSLFINESQVALLEASMAQTGYLTSDQMSGAFQLLRSYDLIWSRMIDEYLLGDRRPMTDLMAWNADGTRLPAKMHSQYLRRLYLNNDLSAGRYPVTGRPVSVGDIAVPVFCVGTASDHIAPWRSVYKLHLLSSAELTFVLTTGGHNGGIVSEPGRGKRQYQIHTRAAGDGYMAPDEWQATAQTHLDSWWPAWSAWLRERSGEGVAPPLMGAESRGYPTICDAPGKYVRS
- a CDS encoding bifunctional enoyl-CoA hydratase/phosphate acetyltransferase, whose protein sequence is MTTSSAPVDGAADALQVLRNRTFDEIAIGDSASLERTFSPQDIHMFALQSGDVDPESSVSSPSRDTTEAICANVLISAVLGTRLPGPGTQYVSQNLRLLGAVRPGDRLTVQMQVSSKDTATHHVTLDCTCTSQEGVAIFQGQVEVVAPTERIERTRTALPEIHPDAQGRTGLQHLLAHVAHLQPIRVAVVHPCDVPSLSAALEARHAGLIEPVLVGPRGRLEAVATEAGLDLADVAIVDVPHSHAAAQQAVALAAAGEVEALMKGSLHTDELMSALVSAAAGLRTKRRVSHCFLLQTPAYPRPFIVTDAAINIAPNLEQKADIIRNAIELAQVIGVREPKVAILAAVETVSPTMTATLDAAALCKMADRGQITGGLLDGPLAFDNAISIAAARTKGIVSEVAGQADILVVPDLESGNMLAKQLIFLGGAASAGIVLGAKVPVILTSRADSRDTRIASCAIALMLAHHYRLSPP
- the gltS gene encoding sodium/glutamate symporter; this translates as MKIDAFHGFTLAIVLLFVGKGLVARWGILRRYSIPESLVGGLACALVVFALYYGAGIVVSFDLEARDALLLYFFAAIGLSTDARTLRHGGRPLLILSGLAIGFMVLQNLAGMEMARAFGLDPRAGLMVGSISLTGGVGTTLAWSDHFVQNLGIAQAQELGLAANMIGLIAACTIGGPIASLLMRRYQLRASGDSTLEIGTLHSDEQHARLDYYGVLLALLWLNLALMLGSGVNALVALTPVTLPAFVGCLLAGILLRMIGDWMRPSGRGRLWNWPSMQPGIALISDMSLGLFLTMALMGLRLWELQPVLAFITVAMLVQIILVIAFVLLIVFRAMGRDYQAAVMCAGFGGIALGSTATAIANMTAITREHGAAREAFIVVPLVCGFVIDIANALVISLMAG
- a CDS encoding universal stress protein, which codes for MYSRLLVPLDGSSTANLALHHAAVLARLSGATIILLHIIEEMKHSNGFERPRIYLEEVRPGFLAAGQKLLDEAALWLRQEGLTVETVLLESKGERVSVLIAQQALATGCELVVLGTHGRRGVDRLLLGSDAEQLARIAPVPVMLVRQPHSVIATATPGHGGMPA
- a CDS encoding SDR family NAD(P)-dependent oxidoreductase: MKYSFSGRVALVTGAGSGIGEAIARLLASNGVSVVVSDVSADNAQRVAKLISADGGQAVANVADVARIDEVQAAVACAVDTFGDLHFAVNNAGIGGDQSPAGELDPAAWRRVIDVNLNGVFYGLRHQIPAILRSGGGAIVNVSSILGVVGDAANPAYVAAKHGVTGLTRSAGLAYASKGIRINSIHPGYVRTPILDFLDESALQKAVDLHPIGRLGTSDEIAHAVAFLLSEGSSFLVGTQLIADGGYTAR
- a CDS encoding acetate/propionate family kinase — encoded protein: MDVTMARSGRREHGLILVLNCGSSSIKFAVFDSSAAPLPRQALWNGKVQGIGGANPDFGETGVAPFSIELDTAHPYRAALRIIRDRVSQRLDGRRIGAVAHRIVHGGSRYFEPVRVDAQVLTDLQGYIPLAPLHQPFALEAIDILLREQPELPQVACFDTGFHHTIPKLEQLLPLPYAAWERGLRRYGFHGLSYEYMAEALPERHGDAARRRTIVAHLGSGASLCAMQGLKSVATTMGFSALDGLMMGTRTGALDPGAVLYLMEIEKLSLEQVGRVLYHESGLLGVSGISAEPRVIVRHENDAGETGERARLALALYVRRIVREIGALVAVLGGLDMLVFTAGVGEHNAFIRERICAALGFLGIALDTDANARHAAKISSDHSQVIVAVEPTNEEWIAASHALSCLDREKVR